Below is a window of Cytophagaceae bacterium DNA.
CTCAGCTCCCTGTACCAGAAAGTCTTTCATCATCTTTACATCATTATCGTCATAGGCCACGTTGGTAACCAAAAGCGGAATGCCCCATTGATCGGTCTCTGTATCACTCAGATACACCCGGTTGCTTGCCTTCAGGATGGTTTCGCCCTGCATGTAGATATAGCAACCCCACTGACCCGGCTCAGTCATGACCTCTTTATAATTGGGGCCAAATGAAACCAAACTTTTACTTTCATCTCCCCGTCCACGGTAAGCCCCCATAAAAGACATATAACCTCCAACAAAGTCAGTATCCTGTTTTTTGACATTTCTGAAATTGGGCATCATACATTCCGAAGGGTTGGCTCCGTAGAAATATTTATCCTGGTAGCCGTCCAGCGTGGCATTCATGGTGCCGCGATAATTGTGGAAACCTACATATTTGCCCAATGTTCCGCTATCGTTACCCAGGCCATTGGGAAAACGACTGCTTTTGGAATTCATCAGAATGAGGTTACTATTTAAGGCTGAGGCATTCAGGAAAATTATTTTTGCATAAAACTCCTGACTTTTGCCGGTTTTGGCATCAATGATTTTGACTCCGGAGGCTTTTTGTGTTTTTTCATCATAAATAATGCTATGAACGACTGAATCAGGTCTTATGGTAAGGTTTTGGGTCTTATTGGCCCAGGGCAAAGTACAGGCATTGCTGCTGAAATATCCTCCAAACGGGCAACCACGCATACATTTGTTTCTGGCCTGACAGAATGTTCGGCCCTGGTCAGCAAACCTTTCCGGTTGCTCGGTTACATGTGCCCAACGCCCGTGAATCATTCTACGGTCAGAATACTTTTGGGCGATTTTGGCCGACATGCCGGCTTCGGCACAGTTAAATTCAAAAGGTTTAAGATATTCACCATCAGGCATATTTTCGATGCCGTCTTTGTTCCCACAAGCTCCAATGAAACGTTCAACATGACTGTACCAGGGAGCCACATCTTCATAACGGATGGGCCATTCCATACCATAACCCAGCCTGGCTGGTGAAGAAAACTCTCCCGCTCCCCACCGAGGCAATGCCCTGCCCCAAGTCAATGACTTCCCTCCTACCTGATAGCCCCGAACCCAATTAAAAGGTTTTTCCTGCACATAGGGATGGTCGGCATCTTTGATAAAAAAATGTTGGGTATCTTCTCCATATCCGGCGGCTTTTGAAATCATCGGATTCTCGTCTTTTTGATTTTTGGGAATCCAGCCCCGGTGTTCCATTTCCCAGGCGTTGAGATTGGCTGTAGGATAATCCTGAATGTGTTCCACCATGCGTCCACGCTCCAGGACGAGGGTTTTTAGTCCGGCATCGCAAAGTTCCTTTGCTGCCCAGCCACCGCTTATACCGCTACCGATTACGATGGCATCATAGGTATTCTGGTCTTTGCCATTGGTGTTAAGATGGAAAAATGATTCCATTGAATTTTTCATTTAAGGTTCGATTCAGAAAGTTAAGGTTTTTCTCACAAAAATTCAATTGGTGAGCCGCAACACTTTTTCAAGGTTAAATAAAGGCTTAAATGTAGTAAAATATGGATAAGCCTGTGCGTGATTATCTGCAAGATTGGAAAAATACACCACAGCATTTTTACCATCTAAAGTCAACCAGACTACATTGCTGAAACCACAAGTGGAACCCGTATGATAAAGCTCTTTTCCCAAAATATTAAACCAACCCAAACCATAAGAAAGGCCAGCTTGAGAAGGAATGCTGAAATTAACTTCCTGCTTTTCTTTTTGAATTTCAAACAATTGTTTTTCGGTTAAAGCAGAAAGCCATTTGTGGTAATCTGCGAGATTGGTGTAAACGCAGCCATCACCTTTGGTGGCACTTGTAATGCTCTGGTCAGAAAATATGATTTCACCAGATTCATTTTTTGCATACCCCATCGCCCGATTGGGCATCGAGCTTCCATTTTCAAACAAATAAGAATTATTCATTTTAAGGGGCTTAAAGATATTTTCAGCCATGAACTCTGAAAATGTTTGCCCTGAAACTTTCTCCACAATTTTTGATAAAATACAAAAACCACCGTTGCTATATCTGAAATTGGTACCGGGTTCAAAAAAAAGCGAATCCACCTTCCCAACCCAATTGAGCACGTCAGCGTCGGAAATCTGCTCTTTTTGATTTTCGGGAATCAGGTTTTCATAGTCTATCAAGCCAGAACTGTGGGTCAAAAGGTGTTTAATAGTAATTTTGTTTCCAGTTTTAAAATCAGGGAAAAATTTAGACAAGTGATCATCATAATTTAATTTGCCACTGTTCTTCAGAATTATGATACAAGCTGCAGTAAACTGTTTGGAAACTGAAGCCATACGGAAATTGGTATGCTCAGTGACTCTCTTTTCAGTTTGTAAATCAGAAAAACCACTAGTTTGTTTTATCTTAATAAAATTACTTTCAATAACGAGAGCAGCAGATCCTAAATCATTTTTTTGAGCATATACAAAATGAATACTTAAAAAAACAAAACATAATATAAATCCAATCGCCCACTTATTCATTTTTTTGAAAGATTATGGTCGAATTTATAATGATTTTAGGACAATCAAAAAAAGGATAGTAAAATACTTGTTAAACAATGAAATAAAGCCATTAAGAGTTAATGATAATCAATAATCATTTTCTATTAAAATAAAATCCGGCTATAAAAAAGCTCAAATTCTCAAGACAATCTGAGACTTTATAAGTTATGATCCATTCCGGATTACAACCTAAAGTGCGAATCTTTCAAATAAATAGAGTCAACTATCTTTACATTTTTTCAAAGAAAAATTGAAAAAATTTAATGATCACAATAAAAATAGCCAAGTATTTAAATCCAGGAAATACTGTTCAATATTAAGCATATTACGCCACTGCATTTTTCCTGAAATCACGTGGAGGATATCCCATGATTTTCTTGAAAGTATTTGAAAAATGCTGGGACGAATAAAATCCGGTGTCAAATGCGATTTGGGTAAGATTAAAATCCGACTCTTTCAAAAGTCTGGCCGCTTCATTGATTCTAAGAAAAATCAAATAGTCAAACGGACTGAAACCAAGATTGTTTTTGAGTTTCTCTGTGAAGTTTGTGACTCCCATTCCCGACAATTCAGCCATTTCTTTTACTGTCCAATGATGTGCAAGGTTATTTTTAAGCATTACAGTCAGTTTTTGGAACTCAGTACTATTATCGTCAATGGTAATTTCTTCTTTTAAGGTATTTCTGTAGATGGTAATAATGAGCTCATCAATCAATGCATTGATCCTGGCATAATATCCCAACTCTTTGTTTAAAAACTCTTCCTCAAGTTTTTCAAAAATTTCAAAAGCTTCTTTGTGATTTCGGAAAATAAGAAACTTCTTTAAGTCAAATTTGGAAAAAATAGTCTGGATTTCACGGCTATCAATAGCAGTATTTTCTTTATTCTTTTCCTTCATTTTATAATATCCTGCATCAAGCGAAATTTTATAAAATCCACCAAATTCCACATTCTCAAAATCTTTTTCCATTTCCATACCAGGGCTCACCAAAATCAGGTCGTTGGGTCTGATTTTGAAAGTTTCACCATCGAGTTTCCATTCAAATTGCCCCGATTGGATACTCATTATACAGTAATTTTTGATGGTAATTTTACTTCGTAAAAAATCTTTATTCTTTGGAGATATGGCTACTTTTTTAAACAAATAAATGTTTTCAAATTCATTCTCTTCTCCTATGGTAAGGAATTCGTAATTAAGAAATTTCATAGTAAACCTGGGTTAAATAAATTAGTGTCAAAAATACACAAGAAGAATCTGTAATTCCAAATCTTTGAACAATATAATTTATTCTAAAGAAATTACAAAATAATTCACTGAAAGAATATGAAAGTATTAAAAAAATGGTTTGTTCACCTTTGCAAAATGTTCAACCAAAACCTTTAATACTTATGAAACGAATTCGACAATTGTTTCTCCAGGCCTTATTGTTTTCTATATCACCGTATTTTCTCTTTGCTCAATCAGTTGGGGGAAAAGTTTCTGGTGCAAAGGACGGTCAGCCGCTTCCGGGAGTTTCAATTATTTTGAAAGGAACCAATCAGGGTACTACTTCTGATATGGATGGAAATTTTAAAATCAATGCCACTCAGGGTGCTACATTGGTTTTTAGTTATGTGGGTTATTTAAGCAAAGAAATTAATGTAAGTTCGGCAAGTGTCATTAATGTGACATTAGATGAAGATGCAAAAAACTTAACTGAGGTAGTTGTAACTGCTCTCGGTATTAAAAAAGATGCCAAAAAACTCGGTTATGCAACCTCCACCATAACGAGTGATGCCCTTTCCCAAAACCGCCAGCCCAACTTCATGAACTCTTTACAGGGTAAAGTTGCCGGTGTAAATGTACAGGGTATGGGTACAGGGCCGGGAGGTTCTTCTAAAATCCGGATACGTGGTCAATCATCTATCACTGGTCAAAATAGCCCTTTGATAGTAATTAATGGTGTTCCTGTTGATAATACCAATTTCGGGGCGAACCAAAACAATGCTGGTTCAGATGCCTCTATCGGGGTTCGTGGTGGCGGTGGTGTATTTTCTGACGGTGGTGATGGACTTTCTTCTATCAACCCCGATGATATCGAAAGTATGACAATTTTGAAAGGTGCTACTGCTGCAGCCTTGTATGGTTCAAGAGCCAAGGATGGTGTAATTATGATTACTACCAAATCAAGAGGAGAAGGTAAAGGTATTGGAGTAAGTTATAATACCAATTTTACTTCAGAAAAAGCTCTTGATTTTACAGATTATCAATATGAGTATGGTCAGGGCGAAAACGGTGTGAGGCCAACCTCCGCAAATCCAACTTCGGGTCAATGGTCTTTTGGGGAAAAATTTGCTCCGGGTATGACCCATGTTTTGTTTGACGGAGTTACTGTTCCTTATGAGCCCATCAAAAACCGTTATGATTTATTCTACAGAAGAGGTCAAAACTGGACAAATACTATTTCGCTTTCGGGTGGCGACTCAAAAGGTGGTTTTAATCTCTCTATGTCTAATATGGATTCAAAGGGAATTATTGCCAATAACTCTTTTAACAGAAAAACCATCAATTTGGGTTTAACTTATAATTTGAGCAAAAAATTAAGCATTAATTCCAGCATCAATTATTCAAACGAAAAAAATACTAACCCTCCCAATATTGCTAATCAGGATAACTCAATACCTACTTCTGTTGCAGTTATGGCCAACTCTATGCCATGGGATTTACTCGATCAAAAGAAGTATGATGCCGCCGGGAACGAGTTTGTATATTCAAGATTCAGAAACAGAACCAATCCTTATTTTGTATTGGCTGAGCAATTTCACAATATTTCCAGAGACCGAATGTTTGGAAATATCGCTTTGAAATATCAACTTACCAACTGGCTCTTTTTACAGGGCAGAGTTGGACAGGATTTCTGGTCGAGAGATGAAGATTACAACAATTTCCCTACAGGGCAAGCTTCATTAGGGCCTGCACCTGCCGGTTTTGTAAACGGAAGATATACTCAGGATGCAAGAAGATTCAGAGAGATAAATAAAGATTTCTTGCTTTCAGGAAACAAGGAATTTGGAAACATCGGTTTAGATTTTTCTGTGGGTGGAAACCAAATGTATCGCAGATCTGACTTAAACAGTACGCAGGTGGTCGATTTTGTGGTTCGTGACTTATATACCATCATGAATGGTCGGGTTAAAGACCCTATTTATGATCTTCAGGAAAGAGCAGTAAACTCAGTTTATGGTTCTGCCGAAATATCATATAAAAACTTCTTATTTTTGAATGCCACTGCCAGAAACGACTGGTTTTCAACATTATCTACCGCTAACAGGAGTATCTTGTACCCTTCCATTTCCGGAAGTTTTGTATTCTCTCAGGCCTTGAAAAATAGTCCTGATTGGTTGACATTCGGTAAATTAAGACTGGCTTATGCCGAAGTGGGCTCTGACCTTGACGTGGCACCCTATTCCAATTCATTATTTTATGGAATAAATTCCAACCTTTTTGCTGGACAACCTTTGGGATCTTCACAAGGAACAACAGTTCCAAATCCAAATTTGAAACCTATGAGCGTTGCTGAAAAAGAAGCGGGTATCGAATTGAAACTTTTTGACAATAAAGTAGGTATTGATTTGGCAGTTTATAATAAAATTACAACTGACCAGATAGTTTCGGCACAAATCTCAGATGCATCGGGTTTTGTGACTACCCTGATTAATAGCGGACAAAGCCGGACCCGAGGATTTGAATGGTTATTAAGTTTAACTCCAGTCAAAACAGGTGGCTTCAAATGGGATATTAATTTTAATGGTTCTTACAATAAAACCAAATTATTAAGCCTTCAAACTGATACCCCGGGAGAAAGAATTACTACAGGTACACATATTTTTAACGGAGAATTGCGTCAGGTAGTTGGTCAGGAATTGGGTCAGTTGTACGGATTCGGCTTCAGAAGAGATGACAAAGGAAATAAAGTATTTGGAGCAAACGGACTGCCTTTAAGAACTCCGGATCAAATTAGTTTTGGAAGTGCCCTGCCTAACTGGGTAGGTGGTATCACAAATAGCTTTAACTACAAAGGAGTTTCATTATCAGCTTTGATTGATTTCAGTTTGGGAGGAAAAATGCTTTCCGGTACCAATTTCAACCTTGTTCGTCATGGATTGCACAAAATGTCACTCGAAGGTCGTGATACCGGAGGTGTTGTTGGCGTTGGTGTCAATGAAAAAGGTGAAGTTAATGCCGTAAAAGCCCCTGTTCAAGCCTATTGGGAAGTTGTAAGATCACAGGCTCTGGTAGAACCGGTTATTTATAATTCAGGTTTCTGGAAACTCCGTCAGATAACCTTGGGGTATGATTTGAGTAAATACATCCCTAAAAATGTTCCAATCAATAATGTGAGATTAAGTATTGTTAGCAACAATGTATTGATGCTGAAAAAATGGGTACCAAATATTGATCCAGATTCATTTGGGTTTACTTCCGACAATATTGTGGGTCTTGAATCAACTGGTGTACCTACTACCCGCTCTATTGGCTTTAATCTTAACGTTAAATTTTAATTTATCTAAAAAGCATTTTACATGAAAAAGGTTTTTAAATATATATCAATCAGCGTTTTGGTATTGTTTGCAACTTCTTGCGACAAAGGATTTGACGAAATGAATATCCGAAAAATTGCCGTTACAAGCATTGACCCGGCATTCATTCTTAATCAGGCCATAATCAATATTTCGCCGACTACTTCTACGGCGATTTATGAAATGACGATCGTGCAGCAGATGGTTTCGCCAAACTCTGGTGTACTTACGGGTGCCAATTTCAATCAGGACAACAGGGCACTTCTTGATCCTATGTGGACCAGATATTACAGAACAGTGATTCGTAATACTAAAGATATCATATCACAAGTAAAAGATAAGAGTGATAGAGGTAATCTATACCAAATGACTCGTATTGTCCAGGCTTATGCTTTCATGGTAATGACCGATTCATTTGGTGATATTCCATATTCTGAAGCAGGCCTGGCCTATATTAGTGCCAATTTTCAACCCAAATACGATAGCCAGGAAGCTATTTATACTGACTTAGTCAAAGAATTGACTGAGGCGTCGGCAGCTTTGAGTGCTTCCGGAAAAATAGAAACTGCTGATATTTTGTATGGCGGAGATATTAATAAATGGAAAAAATTGGGTTATTCTTTGCTGTTAAGAGCAGGTATGAGATTGAGTGAGGTTAGTCCGGATAAAGCAAAGTCAGTAGTGGCAACTGCAGTTAGCGGTGGGGTCATGGCTCAGAATTCAGAAAGTTTTGTAATTAAACATGATGCCAATTATCAAAATCCAAATGGAGGAATGCTTAACTCAACCGAAGCCAATAACTGGTACCTTGCTGCTCCATTTGTTAATCAATTGAAAAGCACCAATGACCCAAGACTAAAATCTATCGCCGTTAGGTATGTTGGAGCTTCCTCTGGTCCTCAACAATCAGCAGATAAAGCCAATCGTGACCCTGCGTTGCAGTTTGGTATGCCTATGGGTTATGACAACGGAACGATTCCTGCTGTGGCAAAAGCAGCCGGTTTGGCCAGTTTTTATGATTATACGCAAGCCGACCGTACCCGTATTGTAAAAAATACTGCTCCCCAGCATCTGGTAACCGCTTCTCAAACCCAGTTATTGTTGGCTGAAGCCGTGCAAAGAGGTTATATCACTGGCAATGTTTCAGAGTATTTTGCAAAAGGAGTTACTCTACATATGCAACAAATGGCTGAACATGATGCCGCAATGGCAATTAGCCAGGCTGATATTGATAAGTACCTGACAGAGAATGCATTTCAAGCAGGAAAAGCTCTTGAGCAAATTGGAGTTCAATATTGGATATCGTCGTTTCTTAACGGCCCCGAGGCATTTGCCAATTTCCGTCGCACCGGATTTCCAAAACTTACTCCTAACCCTTATCCATTAAAGGATACTAAAGGAGATTTTATTAACCGACTTACTTATCAAAACTCTGAAATATCAGTAAACAGCGAAAATGTAAAAGCCGCTATTGCCCGTATGGGTGCTGATAATCTGGATACAAAAGTGTGGTGGGATAAATAATTTTCTTATATTTATAAATAATTTTTGAGGCCTCTTAGCTCTTTTTACGAAATAGGAGGCCTCTCAATTTTTAATCTTAAATATCAATGAAAAAATTATTAATATTCCTTTTCGCAGGAGTGTTTGCAGTGTCCATTGTGAATGCCCAACAAGTACAATGGTCATCCGACCAAATCAAACAATTTTCCAAAGAATATACCGGTGTTCGTGCACCCGATGGCAGGCCATTAATTTCGGACGCATTATTGAAGCGTTTGAAAAATACCTCAATTGAAGAAGCCTGGGGCTATCTGAAAAACAAAGGCTTTAACAACCAGTTTGAGGCCGGTTGGCAAATAATTGGCAATGTCCCTTTGGTGGGAAGAGTGGTAACAGCTCAATATATGCCTTCAAGGCCGGATATTGACCTCCGAATAAGAGAAAAAGGAAAAGAAGAAAACAGATCAGGTTCTCCTAATTCATGGCCCATTGATGTACTTAAAGAAGGAGATGTTTACGTAGCTGATGGCTATGGAAAAATTATCGACGGGACACTCATAGGTGACAATCTTGGAAATTCAATTTATGCAAAATCAAAGACCGGTGTTGTGTTTGACGCAGGAGTAAGAGACCTCGACGGACTGGAAGCAATTGAAGGTTTTACCGGTTTTGTCAGAGGTATTGATCCTTCCTACATCAAAGAAATGATGCTTACTTGTATCAATTGCCCTATCAGAATTGGAAGGGCTACAGTGATGCCCGGCGATTTGGTTTTGGGTAAAAAAGAAGGTGTTGTATTCATACCTGCGTATTTGGCCGAAGACCTTATTAAAAATGCTGAATTTATTGCCCTAAGAGATGAGTTCGGTCATTTAAGACTCAAGCAGGGAAAATATACCCCAGGTCAAATTGACCAAAAGTGGAGTGAAGAAATAAAAAATGATTTTCTAAAATGGGTGAAAGATAACCCTTCCAAACTGCAAATGTCAAATTCTGAATTTGAGGAATTTACAAAAGACAGAAATTGGTAAATATTGTTTTTTTGTAATGCCTTTTTAAAAAACTTATTCAATCAAAAAATTAAAAACCATGAGCAAAAATCTATTTGATCGCTTAAAATTTAATGGCGAAATACCTCAGGGTCCTGATACAGCAGGTATTCCATCAGAAAAAATAAATACAGACATTACCGGTGGCACCAGCAGGAGAGATTTTATGAGAAACTCAGCTTTGGGCGGTTTGTCACTGGGAATGCTTTTTGACGGAAAACCCGATAAAGAAATCGAGTTTTTAAGCCAAAAAGTAAAAAGAGCGAGCTCCCCTTCTGAGCTCAAGATTACCGACCTCAGGATTGCAGTGGTAACCAAAGCTCCCATGACATGTCCAATCATCAGAATCGATACCAATCAGGGTATTTCAGGTTATGGTGAAATCAGGGACGGAGCCTCTGCAAAATATGGGTTGTTTCTGAAAAGCAGGTTATTAGGTAAAAACCCTTGTACCCCGGAAATGCTTTTTAAAGAAATCAAACAATTTGGCAACCATGGCCGTGCTGCTGGTGGAGTTTGTGGAGTAGAAATGGCACTCATGGATCTTGCCGGTAAAGCTTATGGCGTACCTGCATATCAGATGCTTGGAGGGAAATATCGCGATTATATCAGGATTTACGGAGATACGCCAACGCTTGATGATCCGATAGAATTTGCAAAAAAAATGAAAGAACGTCAGGATTTGGGTCTTACTTTCCTGAAAATGGATTTTGGTGTAGATATGCTTAAAAATCATCCCCATACCGTGATTGGAGGTCTAAATATGGAATATGACAAACAATGGGGAGATAGAAAACCCTTGAAAGGTAATGCCAGAAGTTATGCACAAACCAAGCATCCGTTTACAGGTATACAAGTAACAGATGAAGGTATTGATATCATGTCAAATTTCGTTAACGAAGTAAGAAAAGCAGTTGGATATGATATTCCTCTCGCTGCAGATCATTTCGGACATTTCGGGGTAAATACTGCTATAAGAATAGGCAAAGCACTTGAAAAATACCAATTAGCCTGGCTTGAAGACATGATTCCTTGGTTTTATACTGACCAATGGAAACAAATTTCAGATGCTCTTGATACCCCTACTTTGACCGGTGAAGATATTTATTTAAAAGAAGAATTTATTAAATTGATTGATGCTCGTGCAGTAGATATGATTCAGCCGGACCTTGCTAGTTCAGGAGGGCTGTTGGAAACCAAAAAAATCGGTGATTATGCCGAAGAACATGGTATTCCGATGGCAATGCATTTTGCCGGCACTCCGGTTAGTTTTATGGCTAATATTCATTGTGCTGCAGCCACTGAGAACTTTATTGCTTTGGAGCACCACTCTTTTGATGTTCCCTGGTGGGAAGATATGGTTGATGGCATCGATAAGCCAATTTATAAAGATGGTTTCGTGAAAGTGCCTGAAAAACCGGGTTTAGGTGTAGAATTGAACGAAAAAGTAGTAAAATCGCATCTTGCTGATGGAACACTCTATTTTGCACCAACCACTGAGTGGGATAAAGTGGACAGCTGGGATCGCACATGGTCATAATTTTGGCTTAAAAATTTGATATAAATGAAGATTAAAGATTATTGGTATACCATCAGTATAATTTTTCTGGTAATTCTCGGTTATAATTTCCCTGATACTTTCAGTAGTTTTTTAGGAATTAAGCTTAATACCTTTATTAAGCCAGTTTTGCAAATAATAATGCTGGGAATGGGTGCCACCATGACTGTTCAGGATTTTGTCGAAATATTTAAATCTCCCAAAAAGGTATTTATTGGGCTTTTGGCACAGTTTACAATTATGCCTATTCTTGGTTTTTTACTCTCAAGATCTTTTGATTTCCCTCCTGAAGTAGCAGCAGGTGTAGTATTGATTGGTTGTAGCCCGAGTGGGTTGGCTTCCAATGTAATGGCACTCATGGCAAAAGCTAATGTAGCCCTTTCTATAACCATAACCTCAATGGCAACTTTAATGGCTCCGGTTATGACT
It encodes the following:
- a CDS encoding GMC family oxidoreductase — translated: MESFFHLNTNGKDQNTYDAIVIGSGISGGWAAKELCDAGLKTLVLERGRMVEHIQDYPTANLNAWEMEHRGWIPKNQKDENPMISKAAGYGEDTQHFFIKDADHPYVQEKPFNWVRGYQVGGKSLTWGRALPRWGAGEFSSPARLGYGMEWPIRYEDVAPWYSHVERFIGACGNKDGIENMPDGEYLKPFEFNCAEAGMSAKIAQKYSDRRMIHGRWAHVTEQPERFADQGRTFCQARNKCMRGCPFGGYFSSNACTLPWANKTQNLTIRPDSVVHSIIYDEKTQKASGVKIIDAKTGKSQEFYAKIIFLNASALNSNLILMNSKSSRFPNGLGNDSGTLGKYVGFHNYRGTMNATLDGYQDKYFYGANPSECMMPNFRNVKKQDTDFVGGYMSFMGAYRGRGDESKSLVSFGPNYKEVMTEPGQWGCYIYMQGETILKASNRVYLSDTETDQWGIPLLVTNVAYDDNDVKMMKDFLVQGAEMLESAGAKNIVAEDRGWPPGLDIHEMGGCRMGADPKTSMLNAWNQIHACKNVFVTDGACMTSTGIQSPSIFYMALTARAVNHAVQKLKKGDL
- a CDS encoding helix-turn-helix transcriptional regulator, giving the protein MKFLNYEFLTIGEENEFENIYLFKKVAISPKNKDFLRSKITIKNYCIMSIQSGQFEWKLDGETFKIRPNDLILVSPGMEMEKDFENVEFGGFYKISLDAGYYKMKEKNKENTAIDSREIQTIFSKFDLKKFLIFRNHKEAFEIFEKLEEEFLNKELGYYARINALIDELIITIYRNTLKEEITIDDNSTEFQKLTVMLKNNLAHHWTVKEMAELSGMGVTNFTEKLKNNLGFSPFDYLIFLRINEAARLLKESDFNLTQIAFDTGFYSSQHFSNTFKKIMGYPPRDFRKNAVA
- a CDS encoding RraA family protein, whose protein sequence is MKKLLIFLFAGVFAVSIVNAQQVQWSSDQIKQFSKEYTGVRAPDGRPLISDALLKRLKNTSIEEAWGYLKNKGFNNQFEAGWQIIGNVPLVGRVVTAQYMPSRPDIDLRIREKGKEENRSGSPNSWPIDVLKEGDVYVADGYGKIIDGTLIGDNLGNSIYAKSKTGVVFDAGVRDLDGLEAIEGFTGFVRGIDPSYIKEMMLTCINCPIRIGRATVMPGDLVLGKKEGVVFIPAYLAEDLIKNAEFIALRDEFGHLRLKQGKYTPGQIDQKWSEEIKNDFLKWVKDNPSKLQMSNSEFEEFTKDRNW
- a CDS encoding mandelate racemase/muconate lactonizing enzyme family protein, whose protein sequence is MSKNLFDRLKFNGEIPQGPDTAGIPSEKINTDITGGTSRRDFMRNSALGGLSLGMLFDGKPDKEIEFLSQKVKRASSPSELKITDLRIAVVTKAPMTCPIIRIDTNQGISGYGEIRDGASAKYGLFLKSRLLGKNPCTPEMLFKEIKQFGNHGRAAGGVCGVEMALMDLAGKAYGVPAYQMLGGKYRDYIRIYGDTPTLDDPIEFAKKMKERQDLGLTFLKMDFGVDMLKNHPHTVIGGLNMEYDKQWGDRKPLKGNARSYAQTKHPFTGIQVTDEGIDIMSNFVNEVRKAVGYDIPLAADHFGHFGVNTAIRIGKALEKYQLAWLEDMIPWFYTDQWKQISDALDTPTLTGEDIYLKEEFIKLIDARAVDMIQPDLASSGGLLETKKIGDYAEEHGIPMAMHFAGTPVSFMANIHCAAATENFIALEHHSFDVPWWEDMVDGIDKPIYKDGFVKVPEKPGLGVELNEKVVKSHLADGTLYFAPTTEWDKVDSWDRTWS
- a CDS encoding SusC/RagA family TonB-linked outer membrane protein; its protein translation is MKRIRQLFLQALLFSISPYFLFAQSVGGKVSGAKDGQPLPGVSIILKGTNQGTTSDMDGNFKINATQGATLVFSYVGYLSKEINVSSASVINVTLDEDAKNLTEVVVTALGIKKDAKKLGYATSTITSDALSQNRQPNFMNSLQGKVAGVNVQGMGTGPGGSSKIRIRGQSSITGQNSPLIVINGVPVDNTNFGANQNNAGSDASIGVRGGGGVFSDGGDGLSSINPDDIESMTILKGATAAALYGSRAKDGVIMITTKSRGEGKGIGVSYNTNFTSEKALDFTDYQYEYGQGENGVRPTSANPTSGQWSFGEKFAPGMTHVLFDGVTVPYEPIKNRYDLFYRRGQNWTNTISLSGGDSKGGFNLSMSNMDSKGIIANNSFNRKTINLGLTYNLSKKLSINSSINYSNEKNTNPPNIANQDNSIPTSVAVMANSMPWDLLDQKKYDAAGNEFVYSRFRNRTNPYFVLAEQFHNISRDRMFGNIALKYQLTNWLFLQGRVGQDFWSRDEDYNNFPTGQASLGPAPAGFVNGRYTQDARRFREINKDFLLSGNKEFGNIGLDFSVGGNQMYRRSDLNSTQVVDFVVRDLYTIMNGRVKDPIYDLQERAVNSVYGSAEISYKNFLFLNATARNDWFSTLSTANRSILYPSISGSFVFSQALKNSPDWLTFGKLRLAYAEVGSDLDVAPYSNSLFYGINSNLFAGQPLGSSQGTTVPNPNLKPMSVAEKEAGIELKLFDNKVGIDLAVYNKITTDQIVSAQISDASGFVTTLINSGQSRTRGFEWLLSLTPVKTGGFKWDINFNGSYNKTKLLSLQTDTPGERITTGTHIFNGELRQVVGQELGQLYGFGFRRDDKGNKVFGANGLPLRTPDQISFGSALPNWVGGITNSFNYKGVSLSALIDFSLGGKMLSGTNFNLVRHGLHKMSLEGRDTGGVVGVGVNEKGEVNAVKAPVQAYWEVVRSQALVEPVIYNSGFWKLRQITLGYDLSKYIPKNVPINNVRLSIVSNNVLMLKKWVPNIDPDSFGFTSDNIVGLESTGVPTTRSIGFNLNVKF
- a CDS encoding SusD/RagB family nutrient-binding outer membrane lipoprotein, translating into MKKVFKYISISVLVLFATSCDKGFDEMNIRKIAVTSIDPAFILNQAIINISPTTSTAIYEMTIVQQMVSPNSGVLTGANFNQDNRALLDPMWTRYYRTVIRNTKDIISQVKDKSDRGNLYQMTRIVQAYAFMVMTDSFGDIPYSEAGLAYISANFQPKYDSQEAIYTDLVKELTEASAALSASGKIETADILYGGDINKWKKLGYSLLLRAGMRLSEVSPDKAKSVVATAVSGGVMAQNSESFVIKHDANYQNPNGGMLNSTEANNWYLAAPFVNQLKSTNDPRLKSIAVRYVGASSGPQQSADKANRDPALQFGMPMGYDNGTIPAVAKAAGLASFYDYTQADRTRIVKNTAPQHLVTASQTQLLLAEAVQRGYITGNVSEYFAKGVTLHMQQMAEHDAAMAISQADIDKYLTENAFQAGKALEQIGVQYWISSFLNGPEAFANFRRTGFPKLTPNPYPLKDTKGDFINRLTYQNSEISVNSENVKAAIARMGADNLDTKVWWDK
- a CDS encoding beta-lactamase family protein — its product is MNKWAIGFILCFVFLSIHFVYAQKNDLGSAALVIESNFIKIKQTSGFSDLQTEKRVTEHTNFRMASVSKQFTAACIIILKNSGKLNYDDHLSKFFPDFKTGNKITIKHLLTHSSGLIDYENLIPENQKEQISDADVLNWVGKVDSLFFEPGTNFRYSNGGFCILSKIVEKVSGQTFSEFMAENIFKPLKMNNSYLFENGSSMPNRAMGYAKNESGEIIFSDQSITSATKGDGCVYTNLADYHKWLSALTEKQLFEIQKEKQEVNFSIPSQAGLSYGLGWFNILGKELYHTGSTCGFSNVVWLTLDGKNAVVYFSNLADNHAQAYPYFTTFKPLFNLEKVLRLTN